From the Clostridium putrefaciens genome, one window contains:
- a CDS encoding DUF1450 domain-containing protein: protein MIKVCAFSRYFEDISSALEKENMDFTSKECLLRCDLCRTVPFVMVYHEFIIGETIDNLIVNIKERLL from the coding sequence TTGATAAAAGTTTGTGCCTTTAGCAGATATTTTGAAGATATATCTTCTGCTTTAGAAAAAGAAAATATGGACTTCACCTCAAAAGAATGCCTACTAAGATGCGACCTTTGCAGAACTGTCCCCTTTGTAATGGTGTATCATGAATTCATTATAGGTGAAACTATTGATAATTTAATTGTTAATATAAAAGAAAGACTTCTTTAA
- a CDS encoding glycerophosphodiester phosphodiesterase, whose translation MHDKSLNIAHRGFSGKYPENTMLSFEKAVEAGCDGIETDVQLTKDNVLVLCHDETLDRTTNNKGFISQYTYKELKALDFGVKFGDKFKDIKIPTLEDLLGYCKEKDIYLNLELKNSIILYEGLEEMVIKKIHEYNLSKSVILSSFNHYSMVKCKAIDNNIKTGLLYEAGLYKPELYAKYVGANAVHPHFLSVIHKSIVDDIKAKNILINTYTVNDEKHMKTLINLGIDGIITNYPDKLSTLLKS comes from the coding sequence ATGCATGATAAAAGTTTAAATATAGCCCATAGAGGCTTTAGTGGTAAATACCCTGAGAACACTATGTTATCCTTTGAAAAGGCTGTAGAAGCTGGGTGTGACGGTATAGAAACAGATGTACAACTCACTAAGGATAATGTACTTGTATTATGTCATGATGAAACTTTAGATAGAACCACAAATAATAAAGGTTTTATATCACAATACACCTATAAAGAACTTAAAGCTTTAGACTTTGGTGTTAAATTTGGAGATAAATTTAAAGATATTAAAATACCTACACTTGAAGATCTTCTAGGTTATTGTAAAGAAAAAGATATATATTTAAATCTTGAGTTGAAAAATAGCATAATTTTATATGAAGGTCTAGAAGAGATGGTTATAAAAAAGATTCATGAATATAATTTATCTAAAAGTGTAATTTTATCTTCTTTTAATCATTACTCCATGGTGAAGTGTAAAGCTATAGATAATAATATTAAAACAGGATTATTATATGAAGCTGGTCTTTATAAACCTGAGCTATATGCAAAATATGTTGGAGCTAACGCTGTTCATCCTCATTTTTTAAGTGTTATTCATAAATCTATAGTAGATGATATTAAAGCTAAAAACATTCTTATAAATACCTACACCGTAAATGATGAAAAACATATGAAAACTTTAATAAATTTAGGTATAGATGGCATCATAACTAATTATCCTGATAAACTCAGTACCCTATTAAAATCTTAG
- a CDS encoding redox-sensing transcriptional repressor Rex, whose protein sequence is MDKKRSISMAVIKRLPKYHRYLSELLRNDVDRISSKELSQKIGFTASQIRQDLNCFGDFGQQGYGYNVRELYAQISEIVGLSNEYKTVIVGAGNIGQAIANYNRFEKLGFKLEAIFDANPKLSGIRIRDIAIDDIDKLEQYIKSNTINIGIICVPAVNAQKVCDILVNNGVKGIWNFAPVDLVVPEGIVVENVHLSESLLTLTYLLHEKENEIK, encoded by the coding sequence ATGGATAAAAAGAGGAGTATTTCTATGGCAGTAATAAAAAGATTGCCAAAATATCATAGATATCTTAGTGAGTTACTTAGAAATGACGTAGATAGGATATCATCAAAAGAGTTAAGTCAGAAGATAGGATTTACTGCTTCACAAATAAGGCAGGATCTAAATTGTTTTGGTGACTTTGGTCAACAGGGATATGGATATAATGTAAGAGAATTATATGCCCAAATAAGTGAAATAGTAGGATTATCAAATGAATATAAAACAGTTATAGTAGGTGCTGGTAATATAGGTCAGGCTATAGCAAATTATAATAGATTTGAAAAGTTAGGTTTTAAACTAGAAGCTATATTTGATGCCAATCCTAAGCTTTCAGGAATCAGAATAAGAGACATAGCTATAGATGATATTGATAAATTAGAACAATATATTAAATCAAATACTATAAATATAGGAATAATATGTGTTCCGGCAGTAAACGCTCAGAAAGTATGTGACATACTTGTTAATAACGGAGTAAAGGGTATTTGGAACTTTGCACCAGTAGATCTTGTAGTACCAGAAGGTATAGTTGTAGAAAATGTTCACCTTAGTGAAAGTTTATTAACACTTACATATCTTCTTCATGAAAAAGAAAATGAAATAAAATAA
- a CDS encoding ferritin, with translation MLSERLQKALNAQVNYEFYSAYTYLAMSAYAESEDLEGFANFFKVQYEEELFHAMKFYNYINQMDGRVVIESMEKPQVEYDSILHLFESGYEHEKTVTAKIYNLADIATEEKEHATISLLQWFIDEQVEEEQNFNTIIKKLKRIESNPAALYMLDDELSTRVFTPPAANA, from the coding sequence ATGTTAAGCGAAAGATTACAAAAGGCATTAAATGCTCAAGTTAATTACGAATTTTATTCTGCTTACACTTATTTAGCTATGTCTGCTTATGCTGAAAGTGAAGATTTAGAAGGATTCGCAAATTTCTTTAAAGTTCAATATGAAGAAGAGCTTTTTCATGCTATGAAATTTTATAATTATATAAACCAAATGGATGGAAGAGTAGTGATAGAATCTATGGAAAAACCTCAAGTAGAATATGATTCTATACTTCATCTGTTTGAATCAGGATATGAGCATGAGAAGACTGTTACTGCTAAAATATATAACCTTGCTGATATAGCTACTGAAGAAAAAGAACATGCAACTATAAGTTTACTTCAATGGTTTATAGATGAACAGGTAGAAGAAGAACAAAATTTTAATACTATAATCAAAAAACTTAAGAGAATAGAATCAAATCCAGCTGCTTTATATATGTTAGATGATGAATTATCTACAAGAGTATTTACTCCGCCAGCAGCTAATGCATAA
- a CDS encoding short-chain-enoyl-CoA hydratase, which produces MELKNVILEKEGNIAIVTINRPKALNALNSETLKELDTLVDTLENDQDIYSVIITGAGDKAFIAGADITEMKDLNTMEGRSFSILGNRVFRRIENLEKPVIAAINGFALGGGCELAMACDIRIATQKAKFGQPEVGLGITPGFGGTQRLARHVGIGISKEIIFTSRMVKADEALRIGLVNKVVEVEKLMEEAKLMANTIAANAPIAVKLSKVAINRGMQCDIDTALMYEAETFGQCFSTEDQKEGMAAFVERRDKSFKNK; this is translated from the coding sequence ATGGAATTAAAAAATGTTATCCTTGAAAAAGAAGGCAATATTGCCATAGTAACAATTAATAGACCAAAGGCATTGAATGCTTTGAATTCAGAAACGTTGAAGGAATTAGATACTTTAGTTGATACTTTAGAAAATGACCAAGATATTTATTCAGTAATTATAACTGGAGCAGGGGATAAAGCCTTTATTGCAGGGGCTGATATAACAGAAATGAAGGATTTAAACACTATGGAAGGAAGAAGTTTTTCTATACTTGGAAACAGAGTATTTAGAAGAATAGAAAACCTTGAAAAACCAGTTATAGCGGCTATAAATGGATTTGCACTAGGTGGCGGATGTGAACTTGCTATGGCTTGTGATATAAGAATAGCAACACAAAAGGCTAAGTTTGGACAACCTGAAGTAGGGCTTGGAATAACACCAGGGTTTGGTGGTACTCAAAGGCTTGCAAGACATGTTGGAATTGGAATTTCTAAAGAAATAATATTTACAAGTAGAATGGTAAAAGCAGATGAAGCTTTAAGAATTGGACTTGTAAACAAAGTAGTTGAAGTTGAAAAGTTAATGGAAGAAGCAAAGTTAATGGCAAACACTATAGCAGCTAATGCACCTATAGCTGTTAAGTTATCTAAGGTAGCTATTAATAGAGGTATGCAATGTGATATAGATACAGCACTTATGTATGAAGCAGAAACCTTTGGACAATGTTTTTCTACTGAAGACCAAAAAGAAGGAATGGCTGCATTTGTAGAAAGAAGAGATAAAAGTTTTAAAAATAAATAA
- a CDS encoding radical SAM/SPASM domain-containing protein, whose translation MMKFKKIYIEITNACNLACDFCPQTKRKAEFIDINKFSHILDEVKPYGEYVYFHVKGEPLLHKDIDKLLDLCDEKGFKANITTNGTLIKNVQDKLIGKPSLRQINISLHSFDGNHIENNKNKYIDDIISFIKEIRKIGNTLISLRLWNLGEDNATNIKRQRNREILSILERRFNLSYKIQEEINISRGIKIAEGVFLNQDYEFEWPSLNAEEDKTHRGFCYGLKNQVGILVDGTVIPCCLDGEGVIDLGNIHDTKFSEIIEGKRAMSIAQGFANREVVEELCRKCGYRKRFNENK comes from the coding sequence ATTATGAAATTTAAAAAGATTTATATAGAAATAACTAATGCCTGCAATCTTGCCTGTGACTTTTGTCCTCAAACTAAAAGGAAGGCTGAATTCATCGATATTAATAAATTTAGTCACATATTAGATGAGGTAAAGCCTTATGGTGAGTATGTATATTTCCATGTGAAGGGAGAGCCCTTATTACATAAGGATATAGATAAACTATTAGATTTATGTGATGAAAAAGGATTTAAGGCAAATATAACGACTAATGGAACCTTAATTAAAAATGTGCAAGATAAACTAATAGGAAAACCATCTTTAAGACAAATTAATATTTCACTTCATAGCTTTGATGGAAACCATATAGAAAACAATAAAAATAAGTATATAGATGATATAATATCTTTTATAAAGGAAATTAGAAAAATAGGTAACACCCTAATTTCTCTAAGGCTTTGGAATCTTGGTGAGGACAATGCTACAAATATAAAAAGGCAAAGGAACAGAGAAATACTATCTATATTAGAAAGAAGATTTAATTTATCCTATAAAATTCAAGAAGAAATAAATATTTCAAGAGGTATTAAAATAGCAGAGGGAGTATTTTTAAATCAAGATTACGAATTTGAGTGGCCAAGTTTAAATGCAGAAGAAGATAAGACTCATAGGGGTTTTTGTTATGGGCTTAAAAATCAAGTAGGAATATTAGTAGATGGTACTGTAATTCCTTGTTGCCTTGATGGTGAGGGGGTAATTGATCTCGGCAATATACATGACACGAAGTTTTCAGAAATTATAGAAGGGAAAAGAGCGATGTCTATTGCACAGGGATTTGCAAATAGAGAAGTAGTAGAAGAATTATGTAGAAAATGTGGATATAGAAAAAGATTTAATGAAAATAAATAA
- a CDS encoding glutathione peroxidase produces MSIYDFNVKDIDGNEVNLNDYKGKVLLIVNTASKCGFTPQYKDLQKLYNKYNEKGLEILGFPCNQFAMQEPGDNKDVKTFCELNYGVTFPMFEKIDVRGKDAHPLFKYLTSNTLFKGFDLENPSGKMIHSFISEKFPEFLIDDSIKWNFTKFLIDRDGNIVGRFESPVEPMDMQKDIEKLL; encoded by the coding sequence ATGTCCATTTATGATTTTAATGTAAAAGATATCGATGGAAATGAAGTAAATTTAAATGATTATAAAGGTAAAGTACTATTAATAGTTAATACTGCAAGTAAATGTGGATTTACACCTCAGTATAAAGACCTCCAAAAACTATATAATAAGTATAATGAAAAAGGTCTTGAAATATTAGGATTCCCTTGTAACCAGTTTGCTATGCAAGAACCTGGTGATAATAAAGACGTTAAGACTTTTTGTGAGTTAAACTATGGTGTAACATTCCCTATGTTTGAAAAAATAGATGTAAGGGGAAAGGATGCACATCCTTTATTTAAGTATTTAACTTCTAATACTTTATTTAAAGGTTTTGATTTAGAAAATCCAAGTGGCAAAATGATTCATAGTTTTATAAGTGAAAAGTTTCCTGAATTCCTTATAGATGACTCAATAAAGTGGAATTTCACTAAGTTTTTAATAGATAGAGACGGAAACATAGTAGGAAGATTTGAATCCCCAGTAGAACCAATGGATATGCAAAAGGATATAGAAAAGTTACTATAA
- a CDS encoding heavy metal translocating P-type ATPase, translated as MIKHELILEGLDCANCSAKIEDKVSKLEDVFSASMNFSTKTLIIEGNKEEAMDKILKDSIDIINRLEPDVIVKQKENDLGKNKNMIIMLEGLNCANCATKIEVEVNKLEEVKEAGLDFVSKRLIIKVDNNLNKNNVFSKVQSIVNKLEPDVEVKLKSNNLINNKQKGITGDNQHEHKHENNEIKESIIKLILGVGFFIIPLIFKFSPKIELGLFVISYVLVGGEIVLRAVKNIARGQVFDENFLMTIATLGAFAIRQYPEAVAVMIFYQVGELFQDIAVNKSRKSISDLMDIRPDTANVKRGEEFISVSPYEVLIGEIIMIKPGEKLPLDGVIIEGNSMVDTSALTGEAVPRTVRNGDEVLAGFINKNGLLYVKVKKEFGESTLSKILDLVQNAGAKKAPTEKFITKFARYYTPVVVISAVILAVVPPLIIEGYTFTDWIYRALVFLVVSCPCALVVSIPLGFFGGIGSASKNGILIKGGNYLEALNRLETIVFDKTGTLTKGVFEVTNIYAKEGFTKERLIEYAAYVEAFSTHPIATSIVEYFDEEIDKSRLKDYEEISGYGIKALVDKKSVLAGNKKLMDMNNIKVEEVSTIGTVVYLSIDGVYAGHIDISDEIKEDSREAIIGLKASGIKNILMLTGDNKVVADKVGTKIGVDKVYSELLPQNKVEILEGLQEGKLRKGKVAFVGDGINDAPVLARADIGIAMGGVGSDAAIEAADVVIMTDEPSKIILAIKIAKKTNKVVWQNIIFALSVKLVILILGAMGIASMWEAVFGDVGVALIAVLNSMRVLRVKN; from the coding sequence ATGATCAAACACGAATTAATTTTAGAGGGCTTAGATTGTGCAAATTGTTCAGCTAAAATAGAAGACAAGGTATCCAAATTAGAGGATGTATTTTCTGCTAGTATGAACTTTTCAACTAAGACTCTAATAATAGAAGGTAATAAAGAAGAGGCTATGGATAAAATATTAAAAGATAGTATAGATATAATAAATAGATTAGAACCAGATGTTATAGTAAAACAAAAAGAAAATGATTTAGGTAAAAATAAAAATATGATTATAATGTTAGAAGGTCTTAACTGTGCAAATTGTGCAACAAAGATTGAGGTGGAAGTTAATAAATTAGAAGAGGTAAAAGAAGCTGGATTAGACTTTGTATCTAAAAGACTAATTATAAAAGTAGATAATAATTTAAATAAAAACAACGTATTTTCAAAAGTTCAATCAATAGTAAACAAGCTAGAACCTGATGTAGAGGTGAAGCTTAAAAGCAATAATTTAATTAATAATAAACAAAAAGGTATTACAGGAGACAACCAACATGAACATAAACATGAAAATAATGAGATAAAAGAATCAATTATAAAATTAATATTAGGTGTTGGATTTTTTATTATACCATTAATATTTAAATTTTCACCTAAAATAGAGCTTGGATTATTTGTTATAAGTTATGTTTTAGTTGGGGGAGAAATTGTTCTAAGAGCAGTAAAAAACATCGCTAGAGGCCAAGTGTTTGATGAAAATTTTCTTATGACAATAGCTACTTTAGGGGCATTTGCCATTAGACAATACCCAGAAGCTGTGGCTGTTATGATATTTTATCAAGTAGGCGAATTATTTCAAGATATAGCTGTAAATAAATCAAGAAAGTCCATATCAGATCTTATGGATATAAGACCAGATACGGCTAATGTTAAAAGAGGAGAAGAGTTTATATCTGTTTCACCATATGAAGTTTTAATAGGTGAAATCATAATGATAAAACCCGGAGAAAAGCTACCTTTAGATGGTGTTATAATAGAGGGGAATAGTATGGTTGATACATCTGCACTTACAGGGGAGGCCGTTCCAAGGACTGTTAGAAATGGAGATGAAGTCTTAGCAGGATTTATAAATAAAAATGGACTATTATATGTAAAAGTGAAAAAAGAATTTGGGGAGTCTACACTATCAAAAATATTAGATTTAGTACAAAATGCAGGGGCTAAAAAAGCACCTACTGAAAAGTTTATAACTAAATTTGCTAGATATTACACCCCTGTTGTGGTTATATCTGCCGTTATATTAGCTGTGGTTCCTCCACTAATAATAGAGGGATATACATTTACAGATTGGATATACAGAGCCCTTGTATTCCTTGTAGTATCTTGTCCGTGTGCTTTAGTAGTATCAATACCTTTAGGATTCTTTGGGGGCATAGGGTCAGCGTCTAAGAATGGTATATTGATTAAGGGTGGAAATTATTTAGAAGCTTTAAATAGGCTTGAGACTATAGTATTTGATAAAACAGGAACTTTAACAAAAGGTGTATTTGAAGTTACAAATATTTACGCTAAAGAAGGTTTCACAAAAGAAAGGTTGATAGAATACGCAGCTTATGTTGAAGCGTTTTCTACTCATCCTATAGCAACATCTATAGTAGAATACTTTGATGAAGAGATAGATAAGTCAAGGTTGAAAGATTATGAAGAGATATCAGGGTATGGAATAAAAGCATTAGTAGATAAAAAAAGTGTATTAGCTGGAAATAAGAAGCTTATGGATATGAACAACATAAAAGTAGAAGAAGTTTCAACTATAGGTACTGTGGTTTATTTAAGTATAGATGGAGTTTATGCTGGACATATTGATATATCAGATGAAATAAAAGAAGACTCTAGGGAAGCTATAATAGGACTTAAAGCTTCAGGAATTAAAAATATTTTAATGTTAACTGGAGATAATAAAGTTGTAGCTGATAAGGTAGGAACAAAGATTGGGGTAGATAAAGTTTATTCTGAGTTGCTTCCACAAAATAAGGTGGAAATACTAGAAGGATTACAAGAAGGTAAATTACGAAAAGGAAAAGTAGCCTTTGTAGGTGATGGAATAAATGATGCACCTGTACTTGCTAGGGCAGATATAGGTATAGCTATGGGTGGAGTTGGGTCTGATGCTGCTATAGAGGCTGCAGATGTTGTAATAATGACAGATGAGCCATCTAAGATTATACTAGCTATAAAGATAGCTAAAAAAACAAATAAAGTGGTATGGCAAAACATTATATTTGCATTAAGTGTGAAGCTTGTAATATTAATATTAGGAGCTATGGGAATAGCTTCTATGTGGGAAGCGGTATTTGGAGATGTAGGAGTTGCTTTAATAGCAGTACTAAACTCTATGAGAGTACTTAGAGTCAAAAATTAA
- a CDS encoding mannose-1-phosphate guanylyltransferase, with translation MLYALILAGGKGTRLYPLSRSENPKQFLRSVDNKSFLRNTVDRIKPIIDKENIYIVTNESYKDKIKEELIEINEENIFVEPSNKETATCIGLSAVKLLKKDKDAVMVVLPSDHYIKGEKEFQETLNQAIEIAERRRGLVTIGVNPTTPETGYGYIEMGQRVPGSIATYRVERFTEKPNIEVSKDFLMKGTYLWNSGIFVWRADVFLREMEKYLPKMYKSLMQIYQAVDEDEEKDVIKEQYDLMDGISVDFGIMQKTRKAFVIRCEFIWDDIGSFKAFSRFLKVHEGNNVSENVFLDESENCSIFSKDKLIIGFGIKDLVIVDSGDVILVMDKCKDQEMKQLLNGIKQSIEFNKYI, from the coding sequence GTGCTTTACGCATTAATATTAGCAGGAGGAAAAGGAACGAGGCTTTATCCTCTATCAAGATCAGAGAATCCTAAACAATTTTTAAGAAGTGTAGATAATAAAAGTTTTTTAAGAAATACTGTAGATAGGATTAAACCAATTATAGATAAAGAAAATATTTATATAGTAACTAATGAAAGTTATAAAGATAAGATAAAAGAAGAATTAATTGAAATTAATGAAGAAAATATATTTGTAGAACCATCGAATAAGGAGACTGCTACTTGTATAGGTCTTTCTGCAGTTAAATTATTAAAAAAGGATAAGGATGCTGTAATGGTGGTTCTTCCGTCGGATCACTATATAAAGGGAGAGAAGGAATTTCAAGAAACTTTAAATCAAGCAATAGAAATAGCAGAAAGACGAAGAGGGTTAGTTACCATAGGTGTAAATCCAACAACACCTGAAACCGGTTATGGATATATTGAGATGGGACAGAGAGTACCTGGCAGTATAGCCACGTATAGAGTGGAAAGATTTACTGAAAAACCTAATATAGAAGTTTCTAAGGACTTTTTAATGAAAGGAACTTATCTTTGGAATAGTGGGATATTTGTATGGCGGGCAGATGTGTTTTTAAGAGAAATGGAAAAATATCTTCCTAAGATGTATAAAAGTCTTATGCAAATATATCAAGCAGTAGATGAAGATGAAGAGAAAGATGTTATAAAAGAACAGTATGATCTAATGGATGGGATATCTGTAGATTTTGGTATTATGCAAAAAACTAGGAAGGCCTTTGTTATAAGATGTGAATTTATTTGGGATGATATTGGAAGTTTTAAAGCTTTTAGTAGGTTTCTTAAAGTTCATGAGGGGAATAATGTTTCTGAAAATGTTTTTTTAGACGAGAGTGAAAATTGCTCAATATTTAGTAAAGATAAGCTTATTATAGGCTTTGGAATAAAGGATTTAGTTATAGTAGATTCAGGTGATGTAATATTAGTAATGGATAAATGTAAAGATCAAGAGATGAAACAATTGCTAAATGGAATTAAACAAAGCATAGAATTTAATAAATATATATAA
- a CDS encoding response regulator transcription factor — MIKVLIADDQTLMRDGLKTILDLEDDIEVIATAENGEIAFKRASELNPDVILMDIRMPIMNGVDSVKKIKSILPKVSVIMLTTFDDDEYIIEALSNGASGYLLKDMPAEKLIEAIRDSLKGQLFIPTNIAAKLISRLYEKETSKKTFKKDLDLSERELQVSSLLIEGYNNKQISSKLFISEGTVKNYISNIYSKIGISDRTKAALFLKANL; from the coding sequence ATGATAAAGGTTTTAATTGCAGACGATCAAACTCTTATGAGGGATGGACTTAAGACTATTTTAGATTTAGAAGATGATATTGAAGTAATTGCCACCGCTGAAAATGGTGAAATAGCCTTTAAAAGGGCCAGTGAATTAAATCCCGATGTTATCTTAATGGATATAAGAATGCCTATAATGAATGGCGTAGATAGTGTGAAAAAAATAAAATCTATTTTACCAAAAGTATCTGTAATTATGCTTACAACATTTGATGATGATGAATATATAATAGAAGCCCTCTCTAATGGTGCATCAGGATATCTCTTAAAAGATATGCCTGCTGAAAAATTGATTGAAGCTATAAGAGATAGTTTAAAGGGTCAACTATTTATCCCTACAAATATAGCCGCAAAGCTTATATCTAGATTATATGAAAAAGAAACATCCAAAAAGACTTTTAAAAAGGATTTAGATCTTTCGGAAAGGGAACTTCAGGTCTCTTCTCTTTTAATAGAAGGATATAATAACAAGCAAATTTCTTCAAAGCTATTTATTTCAGAGGGTACAGTTAAAAACTATATAAGTAATATTTATAGCAAGATAGGAATTAGCGATAGAACCAAGGCTGCCTTATTTCTAAAGGCAAATCTTTGA
- a CDS encoding ArsR/SmtB family transcription factor, which produces MEDLERVDSCNTVMIHEDVVRQVIKSLPTDEKLYELAELFKVFGDGTRIKIICALFKSEMCVCDLAALLAMSQSAISHQLRVLKNARLVKFRREGKVIYYSLDDDHVKDIFDKGLVHITEK; this is translated from the coding sequence ATGGAAGATTTAGAGCGGGTAGATAGTTGTAATACAGTTATGATTCATGAAGATGTAGTAAGACAAGTTATTAAATCATTACCTACAGATGAAAAGTTATATGAACTTGCAGAACTATTCAAGGTTTTTGGAGATGGTACTCGTATAAAAATAATATGTGCCTTATTTAAATCTGAGATGTGTGTTTGTGACTTAGCAGCACTTCTTGCAATGAGTCAATCAGCAATATCACATCAACTTAGAGTTTTAAAAAATGCTAGGCTTGTAAAGTTTAGAAGAGAAGGTAAGGTAATCTATTATTCATTAGATGATGATCATGTTAAAGACATATTTGATAAAGGGTTAGTACACATCACAGAAAAATAG
- a CDS encoding sensor histidine kinase, whose translation MNKNTEKTIWIILYFSFTLIFLLLLYLSNENRVVIGFLSSLLIISVSIRLSVLYPNPSKKYIGKFLIFVDLTVVYLIFATDTSGISILYTIIIIMDSIFFHNYIFSFLTIVLGYISFIIHKISTPSLYPSLGAISLSSVIVLLGFVFLCSILYFLKEQIIQSSKLSNSMNDIEEKNIKLEKAYCKLKEHSEALEEMAALKERNRISRELHDTVGHTLTTVLVEIEAGKRLLIKNKPGGLDKITLAQEQVRKGLKDIRSSVTLMKEGKDLIEFIPSLKLILEDTKLHTEVKIQYHISLTKNISKTYEKIIYNSLLEGITNGIKHGNAKEFIFKLYDKDGNIFFYLEDKGLSSKDIILGFGLTNMKESVESVNGEFNLKYIKEKGFIIQFILGEDLNL comes from the coding sequence ATGAATAAGAATACTGAAAAGACCATTTGGATAATATTATACTTTTCTTTTACATTAATATTTTTATTGTTACTTTACTTATCTAATGAAAATAGAGTTGTAATTGGATTTTTGTCTTCTCTCTTAATAATTTCTGTTAGCATAAGATTATCGGTACTTTACCCAAACCCTAGCAAAAAGTATATAGGTAAATTTTTAATCTTTGTTGATTTGACAGTAGTTTATCTAATATTTGCAACTGATACATCTGGTATATCAATTTTATATACCATAATAATTATTATGGATTCTATATTTTTTCATAACTACATTTTTAGCTTTTTAACTATTGTGCTTGGGTATATTTCTTTTATAATCCACAAAATCTCTACTCCATCTTTATACCCAAGTTTAGGCGCTATTTCATTATCCTCAGTTATAGTTTTACTAGGGTTTGTCTTTTTATGTAGCATATTATACTTTTTAAAGGAGCAAATAATTCAAAGTTCGAAGCTATCTAATTCAATGAATGACATAGAAGAGAAAAATATAAAACTTGAAAAGGCCTATTGTAAATTAAAAGAACACTCAGAAGCCTTAGAAGAAATGGCTGCTTTAAAAGAACGTAATAGAATTTCAAGGGAATTGCATGATACAGTTGGACACACTCTTACTACTGTACTCGTTGAAATTGAAGCTGGCAAAAGGCTTTTGATTAAAAATAAACCTGGAGGACTTGATAAAATCACCTTAGCACAAGAGCAAGTCAGAAAGGGTCTTAAGGATATTAGATCATCAGTTACCTTGATGAAGGAAGGTAAAGATTTAATTGAGTTTATTCCATCTTTAAAGTTAATACTAGAGGATACTAAACTTCATACAGAGGTTAAAATACAATATCACATATCATTAACCAAAAACATATCTAAGACCTATGAAAAGATAATCTACAATAGTCTTTTAGAGGGCATCACCAATGGAATTAAACACGGAAATGCTAAAGAGTTTATATTTAAGCTTTATGATAAAGATGGAAATATATTCTTTTACTTAGAGGATAAAGGCTTAAGCTCTAAAGATATCATACTAGGTTTTGGTCTTACAAATATGAAGGAATCTGTTGAATCTGTAAATGGCGAGTTTAATTTAAAATATATAAAAGAAAAAGGGTTCATAATACAATTTATATTAGGGGAGGACTTAAATTTATGA